One segment of Cynocephalus volans isolate mCynVol1 chromosome 8, mCynVol1.pri, whole genome shotgun sequence DNA contains the following:
- the PPIAL4H gene encoding LOW QUALITY PROTEIN: peptidyl-prolyl cis-trans isomerase A-like 4H (The sequence of the model RefSeq protein was modified relative to this genomic sequence to represent the inferred CDS: inserted 1 base in 1 codon; deleted 4 bases in 3 codons; substituted 2 bases at 2 genomic stop codons), with amino-acid sequence MEHEVESESPLKSCPNHEAATVNPIVFDISVDSKPLGHISFKLFAYKVPKAAENFHALSTGEKXFGYMGTCFHRIIPGFMCHGGVFTHHNGTGSKSIYWEKFDDENFILKHTGPGILXKANAGPSTNSSQFFTCTAKTEWLDNKHVVFGKVKQGMNIVEAMECFGPRNRKASKKXQITIANCEQV; translated from the exons ATGGAGCATGAAGTGGAATCTGAATCACCTCTAAAGTCATGCCCCAACCACGAGGCAG CCACAGTCAACCCCATTGTGTTCGACATTTCTGTTGATAGCAAGCCCTTGGGCCACATCTCCTTCAAGCTGTTTGCATACAAAGTTCCAAAGGCAGCAGAAAACTTTCATGCTCTGAGCACG GGAGAGAAATGATTTGGTTACATGGGTACCTGCTTTCACAGAATTATCCCAGGGTTTATGTGCCACGGTGGTGTCTTCACACACCATAATGGCACTGGCAGCAAGTCCATCTACTGGGAGAAATTTGATGATGAGAACTTCATCCTGAAGCATACAGGTCCTGGCATCT CCAAGGCAAATGCTGGACCCAGCACAAATAGTTCCCAGTTTTTCACCTGCACTGCCAAGACTGAGTGGTTGGAT AACAAGCATGTGGTCTTTGGCAAGGTGAAACAGGGCATGAATATTGTGGAAGCCATGGAGTGCTTTGGACCCAGGAATCGTAAGGCCAGCAAGAAA TAACAGATAACCATTGCTAACTGTGAACAAGTCTAA